From a region of the Vicinamibacterales bacterium genome:
- a CDS encoding glycosyltransferase family 39 protein: MSDSTGGADTPGDGRAVHVPRSPAWLLAVGAAAAALATAALAVPGPSLAAWLPLPPGLRANAWLMTDLQTTRLVAIAAAAATALAAVVLWWRPPAVDRAPMAVDRLIGQVAGPSAVTAWMLAAVVAAKTALQFGLYFLGYRAYGADDFSRALTADYWRQFHRLDFGWDGWLGLSGSGWLPFPDYLFGLALALHRDLYVTPRLVNLALSAGVVLLAYAIGRELFGKVAGVVTAVLAAFQPWHVWLGLSSMTSDLSAVVVLQLFAVAFIRWLRQDTPGRLLAAAGWLALANGFRYENWFFCGVFGLFVVHAAYRRRRDGTLAPRWLASASAAAVLMAAYPLFWMAGSYVALGDWLPSLHSVNAWMVTGMADREAVRAGATRLAVSQSPVYPQMNMLVMAAGAFPLEVALTAAGIVVAARQGIERTAWRYLGAVAATFAVCLVVFKGQLPASIFYARFLVLFVVLALPWAGYAVVWTLTRRGPWRTEVAVAVGLVLGVTLLFDAGRSLNYPAVYPREAIAVGETLRDLQAAGRVAPDARILIERNQDWGDLGIVVLAGRPERFTAVNELVYRRQALLSLPVNRALAGAPPPPEWSTDVRGTACDEGFAAPACRASLVAGRYDLVILSTPERVRSFEEVFRAPSWRRGHYVVFDAGGLR, encoded by the coding sequence GTGAGCGACAGCACCGGGGGGGCCGACACCCCGGGCGACGGCCGGGCGGTCCACGTACCGCGGTCTCCGGCGTGGCTGCTGGCCGTTGGCGCCGCGGCGGCCGCGCTCGCGACGGCGGCACTGGCCGTGCCCGGACCGTCGCTGGCCGCGTGGCTGCCGCTGCCGCCCGGCTTGCGCGCCAACGCCTGGCTCATGACCGACCTCCAGACCACGCGGCTGGTGGCGATTGCCGCCGCCGCCGCGACGGCGCTGGCGGCCGTCGTACTCTGGTGGCGTCCGCCGGCGGTCGACCGCGCGCCGATGGCGGTCGATCGGCTGATCGGCCAGGTGGCGGGCCCCTCGGCCGTCACGGCCTGGATGCTGGCGGCCGTCGTCGCCGCGAAGACGGCCCTGCAGTTCGGCTTGTATTTCCTCGGCTACCGGGCCTACGGTGCCGACGACTTCTCGCGCGCGCTCACCGCCGACTACTGGCGGCAGTTCCACCGGCTCGACTTCGGCTGGGACGGGTGGCTCGGACTCTCGGGCTCGGGCTGGCTGCCGTTTCCCGACTATCTCTTCGGTCTGGCGCTGGCCCTGCACCGCGATCTGTACGTCACGCCTCGCCTGGTGAATCTCGCCCTGTCGGCGGGCGTCGTGCTGCTGGCCTACGCGATCGGCCGCGAGCTGTTCGGCAAGGTGGCCGGCGTCGTCACCGCCGTCCTCGCCGCCTTCCAGCCCTGGCACGTCTGGCTGGGTCTGTCGAGCATGACGTCGGACCTGTCCGCCGTCGTGGTCCTGCAGCTCTTCGCGGTGGCGTTCATCCGCTGGCTGCGGCAGGACACGCCGGGGCGGCTCCTGGCGGCCGCCGGGTGGCTCGCGCTCGCCAACGGCTTCCGCTACGAGAACTGGTTCTTCTGCGGCGTCTTCGGCCTGTTCGTGGTCCACGCGGCCTACCGCCGCCGGCGGGACGGCACGCTGGCGCCGCGCTGGTTGGCCAGCGCGAGCGCGGCGGCCGTGCTGATGGCGGCGTACCCGCTCTTCTGGATGGCCGGCTCGTACGTCGCGCTCGGGGACTGGCTGCCGTCGCTGCATTCGGTGAACGCGTGGATGGTCACGGGCATGGCGGACCGTGAGGCCGTCCGCGCCGGCGCGACGCGCCTGGCCGTCAGCCAGTCGCCCGTCTATCCCCAGATGAACATGCTCGTGATGGCCGCGGGTGCCTTCCCGCTCGAGGTCGCGCTCACGGCGGCCGGGATCGTGGTGGCCGCGCGCCAGGGCATCGAGCGGACGGCATGGCGCTACCTGGGTGCCGTGGCCGCGACCTTCGCCGTCTGCCTGGTCGTCTTCAAGGGCCAGCTGCCGGCCTCCATCTTCTACGCGCGGTTCCTGGTGCTGTTCGTGGTGCTCGCGCTGCCGTGGGCCGGATACGCCGTCGTCTGGACGCTGACCCGGCGCGGGCCCTGGCGGACGGAGGTGGCGGTGGCGGTGGGCCTCGTGCTCGGCGTCACGCTGCTCTTCGACGCCGGGCGATCCCTGAACTACCCGGCGGTGTATCCGCGCGAGGCGATCGCCGTCGGCGAGACCCTGCGTGATCTCCAGGCCGCCGGCCGGGTGGCGCCCGACGCGCGGATCCTGATCGAGCGGAACCAGGACTGGGGCGACCTGGGGATCGTGGTGCTCGCCGGCCGCCCGGAGCGGTTCACGGCCGTCAACGAGCTCGTCTACCGGCGCCAGGCGCTGCTGTCGCTGCCCGTCAACCGGGCCCTCGCCGGGGCGCCGCCACCACCCGAGTGGAGCACCGACGTCAGGGGCACGGCGTGCGACGAGGGCTTCGCGGCCCCGGCGTGCCGCGCGAGCCTCGTGGCCGGCCGCTACGACCTCGTGATCCTGTCGACGCCGGAGCGAGTCCGGAGTTTCGAGGAGGTGTTCCGGGCGCCGTCGTGGCGCCGCGGGCACTACGTCGTGTTCGACGCCGGCGGCCTTCGCTGA
- a CDS encoding GMC family oxidoreductase — protein MTDDVYDAVVVGAGAAGCVAADTLTAGGLTVLLLDAGPRLDARRDFPTPVPANRGALDRRLLAWSGQPVQARGRGCSRATRRYYVDDREHPYETPPDAPFYWLRGRQVGGRLVTWGRVAPRFSDHEFQPRAHGATGVDWPIAYADLAPYYAQVERAVGVHGAPSGLAHHPDGEYLPPRPLTPAEQRLAEVVAARWPTRRFGPAPVVAHTPGRIPPPLASALATGVLTLRPDAVATRVITGPAGDRAEGVEFVDRVTTRTHVARAATVVLCASAFETVRLLLNSTSPRYPDGLGNSRGLLGRFIMDHCMVTLTGAAPGSPAPPPDDAPADPYDMAAFHLYMPGFRNITEPAAGFTGSYNVMALAGRGGTGFAFVSFGEMQARSDNRLSLGDRRDAWGVPVARIDCRHDDHDRAVMADMASTLREIAGAAGFVVADAPGSPLGRLRAWVAPDTRMPGSHGHYPGASIHEMGGARMGRSPDDSVVNAWNQCWDVPNVVVADAACFPSSGYQNITLTIMAIAARAARHVVDGHGKG, from the coding sequence TGACGGTCCTGCTGCTCGATGCGGGCCCGCGGCTCGACGCGCGGCGCGACTTCCCCACGCCCGTGCCGGCCAATCGAGGCGCGCTCGATCGCCGGCTCCTCGCGTGGAGCGGCCAGCCGGTGCAGGCGCGGGGCCGCGGCTGCAGCCGGGCCACGCGCCGCTACTACGTGGACGACCGCGAGCACCCATACGAGACGCCCCCGGACGCGCCGTTCTACTGGCTGCGGGGACGGCAGGTGGGCGGACGGCTCGTCACCTGGGGACGCGTGGCGCCGCGGTTCTCGGACCACGAGTTCCAGCCACGGGCGCACGGCGCCACCGGCGTCGACTGGCCGATCGCGTACGCGGACCTCGCGCCCTACTACGCCCAGGTCGAGCGCGCTGTCGGCGTGCACGGCGCGCCGTCGGGCCTGGCCCACCATCCCGACGGCGAGTACCTGCCGCCGCGCCCGCTGACGCCGGCCGAGCAGCGGCTCGCGGAGGTGGTCGCCGCGCGGTGGCCGACGCGGCGGTTCGGGCCGGCGCCCGTCGTCGCGCACACGCCGGGCCGCATTCCGCCGCCGCTCGCGTCCGCCCTCGCCACCGGCGTCCTCACCCTCCGGCCCGATGCCGTCGCCACGCGCGTCATCACCGGCCCGGCGGGCGACCGCGCCGAGGGCGTCGAGTTCGTGGATCGCGTCACGACGCGGACGCACGTGGCCCGCGCCGCCACGGTGGTCCTCTGCGCGTCGGCGTTCGAGACGGTGCGCCTGCTGCTCAACTCGACCTCGCCGCGGTATCCCGACGGCCTCGGGAACTCACGCGGGCTGCTCGGGCGGTTCATCATGGACCACTGCATGGTGACGCTGACGGGCGCCGCGCCTGGCTCGCCCGCGCCCCCCCCGGACGACGCGCCGGCGGACCCGTACGACATGGCGGCGTTCCATCTGTACATGCCGGGCTTCCGCAACATCACCGAACCGGCCGCCGGCTTCACGGGCAGCTACAACGTGATGGCCCTGGCGGGCCGCGGCGGCACGGGCTTCGCCTTCGTGAGCTTCGGTGAGATGCAGGCCCGGAGCGACAACCGTCTCTCACTCGGCGACCGCCGCGACGCCTGGGGCGTGCCCGTGGCCCGGATCGACTGCCGGCACGACGACCACGATCGGGCGGTGATGGCCGACATGGCCTCGACCCTTCGCGAGATCGCCGGAGCGGCGGGCTTCGTTGTCGCCGATGCGCCAGGATCGCCGCTCGGCCGCCTGCGGGCGTGGGTGGCCCCGGACACGCGGATGCCGGGCAGCCACGGCCATTACCCGGGGGCGTCGATCCACGAGATGGGCGGCGCCCGCATGGGGCGCTCGCCGGACGACTCGGTCGTGAATGCCTGGAACCAGTGCTGGGACGTGCCCAACGTCGTCGTCGCCGACGCCGCGTGCTTCCCCTCGTCGGGCTACCAGAACATCACGCTGACGATCATGGCGATCGCCGCCCGGGCGGCCAGGCACGTCGTCGACGGACACGGGAAGGGCTGA
- a CDS encoding GDSL-type esterase/lipase family protein, giving the protein MPLSSRLRGASYPDVAALALAALWSAIALTGRGAEAAPPWARDWAGVWTILLAVALWVASRRTRSDRRGMLLLAAGTCALVGLGVRLWRWGVTPFAGGLTIVLLLLAAGASLRTRPLGERLTRVDWFGLVTAVAGVVLSLVMTEAALRVGAGAFRPEIQQLMRIDPRQFGVPHPEVGYLHRPNEAIELFGKDFHAVHHVDGLGFRNAWPWPATADVVTIGDSLTFGYGVADDEAWPSVVRDAIGPRRLINLGLIGASPQQYERLFTTFGARLRPRVVIVGFFARNDFWDTAAFDDWLALGAGGNYLIWRDFGRPRYSGFSPAAPVASAVDVARVAVYRTLKRSYLYNLLGVLHGAGGGDTARDVYTTPGGAELLLSEGEFLAQSRLGRRDTREFRLAVEALQRLQAETTAGGARLLVVLLPGKEEVYLPLLGTTPPDPTADLRTALDARGIAWFDLAPSFKAHARDGEQLFFEVDGHPNPAGQALIAHEVIDRLGPLLDGEAAAGVGAPSAGPEAR; this is encoded by the coding sequence ATGCCGCTCAGCTCGCGCCTTCGGGGAGCGTCCTATCCGGACGTCGCCGCCCTCGCGCTGGCGGCGCTCTGGAGTGCGATCGCGCTCACCGGGCGAGGGGCCGAGGCGGCGCCGCCCTGGGCCCGCGACTGGGCCGGGGTCTGGACGATCCTCCTGGCCGTCGCCCTCTGGGTCGCCAGTCGCCGCACCAGGTCCGATCGGCGCGGCATGCTCCTCCTTGCCGCCGGGACGTGCGCGCTCGTGGGGCTGGGCGTCCGTCTCTGGCGCTGGGGCGTCACACCGTTCGCCGGCGGCCTCACGATCGTGCTGCTGCTCCTGGCCGCGGGCGCCAGCCTGCGGACCCGGCCGCTGGGCGAGCGCCTGACGCGGGTGGACTGGTTCGGCCTGGTGACGGCGGTGGCCGGCGTGGTGCTGAGCCTTGTGATGACCGAGGCGGCGCTGCGTGTCGGCGCGGGCGCCTTCCGTCCCGAGATCCAGCAACTGATGCGGATCGATCCGCGGCAGTTCGGCGTGCCGCATCCGGAGGTCGGCTACCTGCACCGGCCGAACGAGGCCATCGAGCTCTTCGGCAAGGACTTCCACGCCGTGCATCACGTGGATGGCCTGGGCTTCAGGAACGCCTGGCCGTGGCCGGCCACCGCGGACGTCGTCACCATCGGGGACTCGCTCACCTTCGGGTACGGCGTGGCCGACGACGAGGCCTGGCCCTCGGTCGTGCGCGACGCGATCGGCCCGCGCCGGCTGATCAACCTGGGCCTCATCGGCGCCAGTCCGCAGCAGTACGAGCGGCTGTTCACGACCTTCGGCGCGCGGCTGCGTCCCCGCGTGGTGATCGTCGGGTTCTTCGCCAGGAACGACTTCTGGGACACGGCGGCCTTCGACGACTGGCTCGCGCTCGGCGCCGGCGGCAACTACCTGATCTGGCGCGATTTCGGCCGTCCGAGATACAGCGGGTTCAGTCCCGCCGCCCCGGTCGCGAGCGCCGTGGACGTGGCCCGCGTGGCCGTGTACCGGACCCTGAAACGGAGCTATCTCTACAACCTCCTTGGCGTCCTGCACGGCGCTGGCGGCGGCGACACCGCGCGCGACGTCTACACGACGCCGGGCGGCGCGGAGCTTCTGCTCTCGGAGGGCGAGTTCCTCGCCCAGTCCCGTCTCGGCAGGCGTGACACCCGCGAGTTCCGGCTGGCCGTCGAGGCGCTGCAGCGCCTGCAGGCGGAGACCACGGCCGGCGGTGCGCGCCTGCTGGTGGTGCTCCTGCCCGGGAAGGAGGAGGTCTACCTGCCGCTCCTCGGCACCACGCCTCCCGATCCCACGGCCGACCTCCGGACCGCGCTCGACGCGCGCGGCATCGCGTGGTTCGACCTGGCGCCGTCCTTCAAGGCGCACGCCCGCGACGGCGAGCAGCTGTTCTTCGAAGTGGACGGCCACCCCAATCCGGCCGGGCAGGCCCTCATCGCGCACGAGGTCATCGATCGCCTGGGGCCGCTCCTGGACGGCGAGGCCGCGGCGGGCGTCGGGGCGCCGTCCGCCGGCCCGGAGGCCCGGTGA
- a CDS encoding GMC family oxidoreductase codes for MKFIDVNQLPDGSTVTADVCIIGAGAAGITVAGELDGTSQSVCLLEAGGTGPDDETQALYDLDVVGQPVRQHFMSRARYFGGTCNLWAGRSMALTPIDLEPRDWIPHSGWPLPYDELARYYPRAAAILRLPPVDRLAALERAPSLTPFERGVFAHGDLCPSVAVWGRTPLRFSTAYRPALRRSRNVSVYLNANVTDIRLNAAGSRVDTCRAQSLAGRTLDVSARRFVVACGGLETARLLLASRATQPHGIGNDFGAVGRYYMDHPRAVFGTVRLAAPQKLSLMLGLPVAGGMAQLGVRFSDALQRKARLLNSYVSLERYWSDSTAQMYQSMVHSAKIVLRKGHAGRRFPGSGVTLAKVPELIYLLAPRELLPHPIYRAARLARQRFGRGVGELTVVTFNEQMPNPESRVYLSEARDRFGMPRLVLDWRIRREETETLLRLHAALDAHLRQHGLGRLDHPPEGFSDRVYTDASHHLGTARMSVDPRQGVVTPDGAVHGVPNLFVAGSAVFPTAGHANPTWTIVALAVRLADHLKRTAA; via the coding sequence ATGAAGTTCATCGACGTCAACCAGCTGCCCGACGGGTCCACGGTGACGGCCGACGTCTGCATCATCGGCGCCGGCGCGGCCGGGATCACGGTGGCGGGCGAGCTGGACGGCACGTCGCAGTCGGTGTGTCTGCTCGAGGCCGGCGGCACGGGACCGGACGACGAGACGCAGGCGCTCTACGACCTCGACGTCGTCGGGCAGCCGGTGCGGCAGCACTTCATGTCCCGCGCGCGCTACTTCGGAGGCACGTGCAACCTGTGGGCGGGGCGCAGCATGGCGCTCACGCCAATCGACCTCGAGCCCCGGGACTGGATCCCGCACAGCGGCTGGCCGCTGCCGTACGACGAGCTGGCCCGCTACTACCCGCGAGCCGCCGCCATCCTCCGCCTGCCGCCGGTCGATCGGCTCGCGGCCCTGGAGCGCGCGCCGTCGCTGACGCCGTTCGAGCGCGGCGTCTTCGCCCACGGCGACCTCTGCCCGAGCGTCGCCGTCTGGGGCAGGACGCCGCTCCGGTTCTCGACGGCCTACCGCCCGGCGCTCCGCCGATCGCGCAACGTGTCCGTGTACCTGAACGCGAACGTCACCGACATCCGGCTGAACGCGGCGGGCAGCCGCGTGGACACGTGCCGCGCGCAGTCGCTGGCCGGCCGGACGCTGGACGTGTCGGCCCGGCGGTTCGTCGTCGCCTGCGGCGGGCTCGAGACCGCGCGCCTGCTGCTGGCCTCGCGCGCGACGCAGCCACACGGAATCGGGAACGACTTCGGCGCGGTGGGCCGCTACTACATGGACCACCCGCGGGCGGTGTTCGGCACCGTCCGGCTCGCGGCGCCGCAGAAGCTGTCGCTGATGCTCGGCCTGCCCGTCGCGGGCGGCATGGCGCAGCTCGGCGTGCGCTTCTCCGACGCGCTCCAGCGGAAAGCGCGGCTCCTCAACTCGTACGTGAGCCTCGAGCGGTACTGGTCCGATTCGACGGCCCAGATGTACCAGTCGATGGTGCACTCGGCGAAGATCGTCCTCCGGAAGGGCCACGCCGGCCGGCGGTTCCCGGGCTCGGGCGTCACGCTGGCGAAGGTGCCCGAGCTCATCTACCTGCTGGCGCCGCGCGAACTCCTGCCGCACCCGATCTACCGGGCGGCCCGCCTGGCGCGGCAGCGCTTCGGCCGCGGCGTCGGCGAGCTGACCGTCGTGACCTTCAACGAGCAGATGCCGAATCCGGAGAGCCGCGTGTATCTGAGCGAGGCGCGCGACCGCTTCGGGATGCCGCGGCTCGTGCTCGACTGGAGGATCAGGCGCGAGGAGACCGAGACGCTGCTGCGCCTCCACGCCGCGCTCGACGCCCACCTCAGGCAGCACGGCCTCGGGCGGCTCGACCATCCGCCGGAGGGCTTCAGCGACCGCGTCTACACCGACGCCTCGCATCACCTGGGCACGGCGCGGATGAGCGTCGACCCGCGCCAGGGCGTGGTCACGCCCGATGGGGCCGTGCACGGCGTGCCGAACCTGTTCGTGGCCGGAAGCGCCGTCTTCCCGACCGCCGGCCACGCCAATCCCACGTGGACCATCGTCGCGCTGGCCGTCCGGCTCGCCGACCACCTGAAGCGGACCGCCGCATGA
- a CDS encoding aldo/keto reductase produces the protein MQHVTMEGIPVPVSRVVLGTDWCDARRLLRIGGRRIALPGADARKQAHVFDVFDAAIDAGYTAFDTARHYAGSEDVLGAWLRRRGLRDRVVLITKGGHPGPAGEPRLSAAHIAADLEASRRRLGVDCLDLYLLHRDDEATAVEPILDALQAHVARGHVRRIGVSNWRRARVEAARAAAAARGLHGFTASSLQLSLADWVSTPWPGARSVSGASGVAEREWYRAQPLWFLAYSSLAMGFFSDARSADPVDQPPTLAAQTFDSAVNRERRTRVRHLAGVLGVTAGQVALAWVLHELPRALAVVGSRQPAAAADAAAACAVALTEAERQWLDSGGPTPPGVDAR, from the coding sequence GTGCAGCACGTGACGATGGAGGGGATCCCGGTGCCCGTGTCGCGGGTGGTGCTCGGCACCGACTGGTGCGACGCGCGTCGTCTGCTTCGGATCGGCGGCCGGCGGATCGCGCTGCCGGGGGCCGATGCCCGGAAGCAGGCGCACGTCTTCGACGTCTTCGACGCCGCCATCGACGCGGGATACACCGCCTTCGACACCGCCCGCCACTACGCCGGCAGCGAGGACGTGCTGGGCGCGTGGCTCCGGCGCCGCGGCCTGCGCGACCGCGTCGTCCTCATCACGAAGGGCGGACACCCGGGCCCGGCCGGCGAGCCGCGGCTCTCGGCGGCCCACATCGCCGCGGACCTGGAGGCGTCGCGCCGGCGCCTCGGCGTCGACTGCCTGGACCTGTACCTGCTCCACCGCGACGACGAAGCGACCGCGGTGGAGCCGATCCTCGACGCGCTGCAGGCGCACGTCGCGCGCGGGCACGTTCGCCGGATCGGCGTGTCGAACTGGCGCCGCGCGCGGGTCGAGGCCGCGCGGGCCGCGGCGGCCGCGCGAGGCCTGCACGGCTTCACGGCGAGCAGCCTGCAGCTGAGCCTGGCCGACTGGGTGAGCACGCCCTGGCCCGGCGCCCGGTCGGTGTCCGGCGCGTCGGGCGTGGCCGAGCGCGAGTGGTACCGCGCGCAGCCGTTGTGGTTCCTCGCGTATTCGAGCCTCGCGATGGGCTTCTTCTCGGACGCGCGATCGGCCGATCCCGTGGACCAGCCGCCGACGCTCGCCGCGCAGACCTTCGACAGCGCCGTCAACCGGGAGCGGCGCACGCGCGTGCGCCATCTCGCGGGCGTACTGGGCGTCACCGCCGGACAGGTCGCCCTGGCCTGGGTCCTCCATGAGCTGCCACGAGCCCTGGCGGTGGTCGGTTCCCGGCAGCCCGCCGCCGCGGCCGACGCCGCGGCCGCCTGTGCCGTGGCGCTGACGGAGGCCGAGCGCCAGTGGCTCGACTCGGGCGGCCCGACGCCGCCAGGCGTGGACGCCCGATGA
- a CDS encoding Gfo/Idh/MocA family oxidoreductase — protein sequence MSAPLGVVLVGTDTAGRAWADRIASRRDLTAVRTVDTAIDAAAFTGAEAAIVAGPVATRAAAATAALEAGLAVLVEPPLAFTTAEARAVFETAGRRGRPVAIARPDRHAAWHRALTGLVRAGRIGPITHVSVVDGRVHDGPGVDRQARFAQLAGAGAHHLDALCALVGGEPASVMARLTAAPWSGFAHGSTSEVIVAMADGLRVHYHGSLTATHAESTVWVDGMAGVLWTDRRRIWWRPRRVPRFLPLPLLLWRPSDGVSEVLDAFVAAATAGGGGETAPGDHLRAVALLEAAIASDAGGRVVPVASAGPAGGAHAPAARGASS from the coding sequence ATGAGCGCTCCACTGGGCGTCGTCCTCGTCGGGACCGACACGGCCGGCCGCGCGTGGGCCGACCGGATTGCCAGCCGCCGCGATCTCACGGCCGTGCGGACCGTGGATACGGCCATCGATGCCGCCGCCTTCACGGGTGCCGAGGCCGCGATCGTGGCCGGACCGGTGGCCACCCGGGCGGCGGCGGCGACGGCCGCCCTGGAGGCCGGCCTGGCCGTGCTGGTCGAGCCGCCGCTCGCTTTCACCACCGCCGAGGCGCGAGCGGTGTTCGAGACGGCTGGGCGGCGCGGCCGGCCCGTCGCGATCGCACGGCCGGATCGTCATGCCGCGTGGCACCGTGCGCTGACGGGCCTCGTACGCGCCGGGCGGATCGGCCCGATCACCCACGTCAGCGTCGTCGACGGCCGCGTCCACGACGGCCCCGGCGTCGATCGGCAGGCGAGGTTCGCGCAGCTGGCCGGGGCTGGCGCGCATCACCTGGACGCCCTCTGCGCGCTCGTGGGCGGGGAGCCGGCATCGGTCATGGCGCGGCTGACCGCCGCGCCCTGGAGCGGGTTCGCCCACGGGTCCACGAGCGAGGTGATCGTGGCGATGGCGGACGGCCTGCGCGTCCATTACCACGGCTCGCTCACGGCCACCCACGCCGAGTCCACCGTGTGGGTGGACGGGATGGCCGGCGTACTGTGGACGGACCGGCGCCGCATCTGGTGGCGTCCGCGACGGGTCCCGCGCTTCCTGCCGCTGCCCCTGCTGCTGTGGCGTCCCAGCGACGGCGTGTCCGAGGTGCTCGACGCGTTCGTGGCCGCCGCGACGGCCGGAGGTGGCGGCGAGACGGCGCCTGGCGATCACCTGCGAGCGGTGGCGCTCCTGGAAGCGGCGATCGCGTCCGATGCCGGCGGGCGTGTCGTGCCCGTCGCCAGCGCGGGCCCGGCCGGCGGGGCGCACGCGCCGGCCGCCCGTGGAGCGTCGTCATGA
- a CDS encoding oligosaccharide flippase family protein, whose translation MSGAPAGTAPDDVNALAGDAERRQRRGTQQLLLARVLVYGSAYVVAAILARQLGAEDYGTYGVIMSQLLWLEIVVNSGVPAAMAKRLADDAPGAAAIEAAGRGLLVGGALAAVGLGWLGAPTLAGLMRIPSGDWLLRLALLDVPLAAAYASYEGLLYGTRRFGVLAVAQAGVAAARIAGVVVLTRLGVSLVGALLVNVLATAAVCTALALRFPPRRLTFPWSRAVALVTVAAPVALYLVTSQVVVNLDLWALKSLWRGDADVVGFYVASANLARTLGVVPAVQAGVLFASIAWAVAAGDRARATRHIQEAARFALVVVTAAVAILSLDAGEILSVLFSRAYAGGGAYFPFQVTGFALFALMDVFANALMAGGRRWMAAAVIVCVLPVMLAANVVLIPRFGAVGAGTSMVLSIALCTAATGALTYRAFGPVVRLATLARIAAAAAVAAAVSRLLPVAGPLVLVKTAALGLLYLGVLAALGEISRDDLGFGARSGAAS comes from the coding sequence ATGAGCGGCGCTCCCGCCGGCACGGCCCCGGACGACGTGAACGCCCTGGCTGGCGACGCCGAACGCCGTCAGCGCCGGGGCACGCAGCAGCTCCTGCTCGCGCGCGTCCTGGTCTACGGCTCGGCCTACGTCGTCGCGGCGATCCTCGCACGGCAGCTGGGCGCCGAGGACTACGGGACCTACGGCGTCATCATGTCCCAGCTGCTCTGGCTCGAGATCGTCGTCAACTCGGGCGTCCCCGCCGCCATGGCGAAGCGGCTCGCCGACGACGCTCCGGGCGCCGCCGCGATCGAAGCGGCCGGCCGTGGACTCCTGGTCGGAGGCGCACTCGCGGCGGTCGGCCTCGGTTGGCTGGGCGCGCCGACGCTCGCCGGTCTGATGCGGATTCCGTCCGGCGACTGGCTGCTGCGCCTCGCGCTGCTCGACGTGCCGCTGGCCGCGGCCTATGCGTCCTACGAGGGCCTGCTCTATGGCACCCGCCGCTTCGGAGTGCTCGCCGTGGCCCAGGCCGGGGTGGCGGCCGCGCGGATCGCGGGCGTCGTGGTGCTGACGCGTCTCGGCGTCTCGCTGGTCGGGGCGCTGCTCGTGAACGTGCTGGCCACCGCCGCGGTCTGCACCGCGCTCGCCCTGCGGTTCCCACCGCGGCGGCTCACGTTCCCCTGGTCCCGCGCCGTGGCGCTCGTGACCGTCGCGGCGCCGGTGGCGCTCTACCTCGTGACGAGCCAGGTCGTCGTGAACCTCGACCTGTGGGCGCTGAAGAGTCTCTGGCGGGGCGACGCGGACGTGGTCGGCTTCTACGTGGCCTCGGCGAACCTCGCGCGCACGCTCGGCGTCGTGCCGGCCGTGCAGGCGGGCGTGCTCTTCGCGTCCATCGCGTGGGCGGTCGCGGCCGGCGACCGGGCCAGGGCCACGCGCCACATCCAGGAGGCCGCGCGCTTCGCGCTCGTCGTCGTGACGGCCGCCGTGGCGATCCTGAGCCTCGACGCCGGCGAGATCCTCTCGGTCCTCTTCTCCCGCGCCTACGCGGGCGGCGGCGCGTACTTCCCGTTCCAGGTGACGGGCTTCGCGCTCTTCGCGCTCATGGACGTCTTCGCCAACGCGCTGATGGCCGGCGGCCGGCGCTGGATGGCCGCCGCCGTCATCGTGTGCGTGCTCCCGGTGATGCTGGCGGCCAACGTCGTGCTCATCCCCCGCTTCGGCGCCGTCGGCGCGGGCACGTCGATGGTCCTGAGCATCGCGCTCTGCACCGCGGCCACGGGCGCCCTCACCTATCGGGCCTTCGGCCCGGTGGTCCGCCTCGCCACGCTGGCCAGGATCGCGGCGGCCGCCGCCGTGGCGGCGGCGGTGAGCCGGCTCCTGCCGGTGGCGGGACCGCTCGTGCTCGTGAAGACGGCCGCGCTCGGCCTCCTCTACCTGGGCGTGCTGGCCGCGCTCGGCGAGATCTCGCGCGACGATCTCGGGTTCGGCGCCCGCTCGGGCGCAGCGTCCTGA